A single Fibrobacter sp. DNA region contains:
- a CDS encoding formylglycine-generating enzyme family protein — MSLNRLLSFLMLVPAMALADGDHLFQIAPDQYKDGLLLEKNSKLAIINEGLNSVSVMPELPLHAHTMYLRHKKGPKEFHWYVGQMDEENFSKLHAFSMKDNYLKPAEVLYMRFYGSQMYKAFQDEADIYFDREYIYSSRIATLFFWKNGRWEMLKESVRPSVIKIDTSIVDLQVNSLTKKLKRKVEKIYPVKQGMYAFEFSAPGYYPYVDAVAVPESTIVSLVPQLPVFVQDSSINVSTTVTLDSVAAAEYLEDLEVLYDKFVGEIQGTVSLIDSNAFVSLYPAKKTAAEFGVTDSTEEYVEYAKQYLARREDAKELWRTSKLGVASEVNKALLQKMDSLQSLSISGTMVPEKIEPIFEEVEGSEEKKVSAIRLTFGKEYERFNVSWVGSADSMVTDTLYAILDASETVAAHLTLANNKPVWVYNEGTLVGRYQYRFQDLDLIVDDQTYKCHGEFKLPAYVADQPEVLEWLAKQVVDSAVVPAADSMVTSASATVDSAIVDTTTVVSAAVDSAIVDSATVGPAIEDSAVVDTAAVFVAVDSAAVDTVAADTVAADTATVDTAVVDTTKPEEQPVEQPVEQPAEQPAEEKRVIELSPNVKIVEYDDDDYPAENPKVPRIVADAKMGTVALIDSGAFRYKGKVVSMSPFAIHTTEVTQGFYQEVMDRLEESKRKIDRSKYSDAQKPVHNITWYDAQEFCKAIGGDLPTEAQWEFAGRADNNEGSLWNLDEEPNASLYAIYRDNSYNFGKKHPNYGPQPVASRKPNEWGLYDMSGNVAEWTRDKYFMFSLIVEDSNPTGAMMGSHKIHKGGSWMDKEKYLNLTDYDDEDPRYWSDRIGFRCAFPRSAFEGK, encoded by the coding sequence ATGTCCCTAAACCGTTTGTTGTCCTTTTTGATGCTTGTTCCGGCAATGGCTCTCGCCGATGGCGATCACCTATTCCAGATTGCGCCTGATCAGTACAAGGATGGCTTGCTTTTGGAGAAAAATTCCAAACTGGCGATTATCAACGAAGGGTTGAATTCGGTTTCTGTAATGCCGGAGCTTCCACTCCATGCCCATACCATGTATTTACGTCATAAGAAGGGGCCGAAGGAATTCCACTGGTATGTTGGACAGATGGATGAGGAAAATTTCAGTAAGCTACATGCTTTTAGCATGAAGGATAACTACCTGAAACCGGCAGAAGTCCTCTACATGCGCTTCTATGGTTCCCAAATGTACAAGGCTTTCCAGGATGAAGCCGACATCTATTTCGATAGGGAATACATTTATTCGTCCCGTATTGCAACACTGTTCTTTTGGAAGAATGGCCGTTGGGAAATGTTGAAGGAATCTGTCCGCCCTAGCGTAATCAAGATTGATACGTCCATCGTGGATTTGCAGGTGAATTCCTTGACCAAAAAGCTGAAGAGAAAGGTGGAAAAGATTTATCCTGTGAAACAGGGAATGTATGCTTTTGAGTTTTCTGCTCCGGGTTATTATCCTTATGTAGATGCTGTTGCCGTGCCGGAATCAACGATTGTATCGCTGGTTCCCCAGTTGCCGGTGTTTGTGCAGGACTCTAGCATCAATGTCTCCACGACTGTCACGCTGGATTCTGTTGCCGCTGCGGAATATCTGGAAGATCTTGAAGTATTGTACGACAAGTTTGTCGGTGAAATTCAGGGTACCGTCTCCTTGATTGATTCCAATGCTTTTGTATCGTTATATCCTGCGAAGAAGACTGCTGCGGAATTTGGGGTTACGGATTCCACAGAAGAATACGTGGAATATGCAAAACAATACCTTGCCCGCCGTGAGGACGCCAAGGAACTTTGGCGAACCAGCAAACTTGGTGTTGCTAGCGAAGTAAACAAGGCTCTGCTCCAGAAAATGGATAGCTTGCAAAGTCTTTCTATTTCCGGAACAATGGTTCCAGAAAAGATCGAGCCGATATTTGAAGAAGTTGAGGGTTCCGAAGAAAAGAAGGTCTCCGCAATTCGTTTGACTTTCGGCAAGGAATATGAACGTTTTAATGTGTCATGGGTTGGCTCCGCTGACAGCATGGTGACGGATACCCTGTACGCTATTTTGGATGCATCCGAGACTGTTGCTGCCCACTTGACCTTGGCAAATAATAAACCTGTCTGGGTTTACAATGAAGGTACTTTGGTTGGCCGCTATCAGTATCGTTTCCAGGACCTGGATTTGATTGTTGATGACCAGACCTACAAATGCCATGGCGAATTTAAGCTCCCGGCTTATGTTGCAGATCAGCCTGAAGTGCTGGAATGGCTGGCTAAACAGGTTGTTGATTCTGCCGTAGTTCCTGCGGCTGATTCTATGGTGACCTCTGCTTCCGCAACTGTAGACTCGGCTATTGTCGACACGACTACTGTTGTCTCTGCAGCAGTAGACTCTGCTATCGTTGACTCAGCTACTGTTGGTCCCGCTATTGAAGATTCTGCTGTCGTAGACACTGCTGCAGTCTTCGTTGCTGTGGATTCTGCTGCCGTTGATACAGTCGCTGCTGACACGGTCGCTGCCGATACCGCAACTGTTGATACCGCTGTCGTGGATACCACGAAACCCGAGGAACAACCCGTGGAACAACCCGTGGAACAACCTGCGGAACAGCCTGCTGAAGAAAAGCGTGTTATTGAACTTTCTCCGAACGTTAAGATTGTTGAGTATGACGATGATGATTACCCTGCAGAAAATCCCAAAGTTCCGAGAATTGTTGCCGATGCAAAAATGGGCACGGTGGCCTTGATCGATTCTGGAGCCTTCCGCTATAAGGGAAAGGTCGTTTCCATGTCTCCTTTTGCAATCCATACTACTGAAGTAACCCAGGGCTTCTATCAAGAAGTTATGGACCGCCTTGAGGAATCCAAACGCAAGATTGATCGATCCAAGTATTCTGATGCTCAGAAGCCAGTTCACAACATCACGTGGTATGATGCTCAGGAATTCTGTAAGGCAATTGGTGGTGATCTTCCGACGGAAGCTCAGTGGGAATTTGCAGGTCGTGCAGACAATAATGAAGGCTCTCTCTGGAATCTTGATGAAGAACCTAACGCCAGCCTCTACGCTATTTACCGCGATAATTCCTACAACTTCGGCAAGAAACACCCGAACTATGGTCCGCAGCCGGTGGCTAGCAGAAAGCCCAATGAATGGGGCCTCTACGATATGTCCGGTAATGTCGCTGAATGGACCAGGGATAAGTACTTTATGTTCTCCCTTATTGTGGAGGATTCGAACCCTACAGGTGCTATGATGGGATCCCACAAGATCCACAAGGGCGGTTCCTGGATGGATAAGGAAAAGTATTTGAATTTGACTGACTACGATGACGAAGATCCCCGTTACTGGTCTGACCGCATCGGTTTCCGTTGCGCTTTCCCGCGAAGCGCTTTTGAGGGAAAATAA